The genomic DNA CCGACCACGTCCTAACCTCGGACTCGAGATTCCGAAACAGCCTGAAAAAGGCCCCGATCCCAATCTCCGAAAAGCCCTACTACCTCATGCTGTCCTTTTCCCTGGTCGAAAACCATCCGGATCTGGCATTCAAAATCTGGGACACCCTGGCCTTGCTTCGCGATTCCGAACGATTCAGAAACGTCGTTCATGACTTCTGGGCCCATCAACCCACGGAGTGATCCTCCCGCGCAATTCGCCCAGGCGAAAAATCGTTTCGACTCCTTCGCCCTGACATCCCATCCCGTAACTTCATCATTGACGCGGCACCGCCATTTATCGTATTTCTACGATCAACGATGAGACTGACTCCGCAAGAACAGACAGAGCTCGCCGCCCTGACCAAGGCCCTGGGGCATCCGGCCCGGGTGGCCATTCTTCAGCACCTCCTTGAAACCGACTCCTGCGTCTGTGGCCGAATCGTCGAGGTCCTCCCCCTGGCCCAGTCCACGGTCAGCCAGCATCTCAAGCAGTTGCGAACGGCCGGACTCATTCGGGGAGAAATAGAAGGACCCAGAATCTGTTATTGCGTCGATACAAACGGTCTGGATCGCCTGAAAACTTTACTGCACGCATTGCTGGAAGAGAACCCATAAATACCGTTTGAAGACTTGCCGTCAATCCACACGAGGAACAACATGACATCAGGCACCTCTAAAACTGTTCGCCGGCGGGCGGAAGAATTGTTTGCGTCCGGCTTGTACTGCGCAGAAAGCGTCCTCCAGGCCCTTGCTGTTAGTGGCCACCTATATGGAGCCAAAGCGTGGCCACTTAATGGAGCCATTTTGTGGCCAGTTAATCGGGCCAGTGTGTGGCCACTTTAATGGAGCCACCTTCGGGTCTGCCCGAAGAGAATGAGAACTAAGTGCACCTTTTCCTGACTGCTCGCGACATCTATGTCTACCTTCAGCCAAGCAAGGAGGTAGGACATGGCAAACAGGAGGTTCGAGGTGCACGAGATACGCAACGTCATTGTCAGGATGCGATTGGGGGATAGCGATCGGGAGATTCAAAAGGTCGGATTGATGGGGCGGGCCAAGGCTGCATGCCTTCGGAAGGATGCATTGGAACGGGACTGGCTCGACATCGAGAAGACCTTGCCTTCGAATGAAGTCATAGCGGCGGAACTCGCCCATCGAGGTATGGCCCGGGAAACGAAATCTCATGTGAGGGAGCATGTCGATGAGATTCGAGCATGGGTTGCATCAGGCGTTACGGCGATGGCTATTCATCAGACTTTGATCAGAAGATACGGATTCAAGGGGGCCTACAACAGCGTCAAGCGCTTTGTCCGTCAATGCCGTGAAAACAAAGGCCCGCGAAGCATGGTTCTCGATTTCGAGCCGGGGGAAGCGGCTCAGGTGGACTTTGGAGCAGGGCCGTTGATGACGGATGCGGCGACAGGCGAAGTGTTCAAGACGTGGTTCTTTGTGATGACTTTGGCCTTCAGTCGGCATCAGTACCTTGAGTTTGTCAGGGACCAGAAGGTGTCGACCTGGCTTGGCTGTCACCGCCGGGCCTTCGAGTTTTTCGGTGGCTTGCCGCGTAGGGTGATCATCGACAACCCCAAGTGCGCCATCACCAAGGCCTGCTATCACGATCCCGTGGTCCAACGCTCTTATGCCGAATTTGCCGAGGGATACGGTTTTTTGATTTCTCCCTGTCCGGTCAGGGAACCGAAGAAGA from Deltaproteobacteria bacterium includes the following:
- a CDS encoding ArsR family transcriptional regulator, whose translation is MRLTPQEQTELAALTKALGHPARVAILQHLLETDSCVCGRIVEVLPLAQSTVSQHLKQLRTAGLIRGEIEGPRICYCVDTNGLDRLKTLLHALLEENP